The Populus trichocarpa isolate Nisqually-1 chromosome 2, P.trichocarpa_v4.1, whole genome shotgun sequence genome has a window encoding:
- the LOC7459543 gene encoding auxin-responsive protein IAA11 isoform X1: protein MQGGFLGGGSGGSVCMSTVSMEDNVLMSSEDSSSPDEGELELGLGLSLGGASGFKDFGQRSSQQYARILTAKDLPSKVSSSSCCSSTTSSSSSTLSRANATAGTKRAADSVSASNGAASSQVVGWPPIRSHRMHIMVNQAKSQATEEFNSMNKRKNAVEEKVGNKNINIGNTKTRTSLFVKVNMDGTLIGRKVDLNAHGCYETLAQALENMFLRTTTTLNMARLSTPEHKIMIDAKRHSQLLGGSSEFVLTYEDKDGDWMLVGDVPWGMFISSVKRLRIMRMSEATGLGK from the exons GGTGGAGGAAGTGGTGGGTCGGTGTGTATGTCGACGGTGTCAATGGAGGATAACGTGTTGATGTCATCTGAGGACTCGTCAAGCCCGGATGAGGGTGAACTTGAACTGGGTCTTGGTTTGAGTCTTGGTGGTGCTTCTGGTTTTAAGGATTTTGGTCAGCGTAGCAGTCAACAATATGCAAGGATTTTGACTGCTAAGGATTTGCCTTCcaaggtttcttcttcttcttgttgttcttcaacgacttcgtcttcttcttctacctTGAGTAGAGCTAATGCTACTGCTGGGACTAAGAGGGCTGCTGATTCTGTTTCTGCTTCTAATGGTGCTGCCAG CAGTCAAGTTGTTGGGTGGCCTCCAATAAGATCTCATAGAATGCACATCATGGTTAACCAGGCAAAGTCACAGGCTACTGAAGAGTTCAACTCAATGAATAAACGCAAGAATGCTGTGGAAGAGAAGGTGggcaacaaaaacattaatattggTAATACCAAGACTAGGACTTCCCTATTTGTCAAGGTGAATATGGATGGAACCCTGATTGGTAGAAAGGTTGATCTGAATGCTCATGGCTGCTATGAGACACTGGCTCAAGCCTTGGAAAATATGTTCCTAAGAACTACCACAACTTTGAACATGGCAC GATTGAGCACACCTGAACATAAAATAATGATAGATGCAAAAAGACACTCACAATTGCTGGGCGGGTCATCTGAGTTTGTGCTCACTTATGAGGACAAGGATGGGGATTGGATGCTTGTCGGAGATGTTCCTTGGGG GATGTTTATTAGCTCTGTGAAGAGACTCAGAATCATGAGGATGTCCGAGGCAACTGGACTTGGCAAATGA
- the LOC7459543 gene encoding auxin-responsive protein IAA11 isoform X2, protein MQGGFLGGGSGGSVCMSTVSMEDNVLMSSEDSSSPDEGELELGLGLSLGGASGFKDFGQRSSQQYARILTAKDLPSKVSSSSCCSSTTSSSSSTLSRANATAGTKRAADSVSASNGAASQVVGWPPIRSHRMHIMVNQAKSQATEEFNSMNKRKNAVEEKVGNKNINIGNTKTRTSLFVKVNMDGTLIGRKVDLNAHGCYETLAQALENMFLRTTTTLNMARLSTPEHKIMIDAKRHSQLLGGSSEFVLTYEDKDGDWMLVGDVPWGMFISSVKRLRIMRMSEATGLGK, encoded by the exons GGTGGAGGAAGTGGTGGGTCGGTGTGTATGTCGACGGTGTCAATGGAGGATAACGTGTTGATGTCATCTGAGGACTCGTCAAGCCCGGATGAGGGTGAACTTGAACTGGGTCTTGGTTTGAGTCTTGGTGGTGCTTCTGGTTTTAAGGATTTTGGTCAGCGTAGCAGTCAACAATATGCAAGGATTTTGACTGCTAAGGATTTGCCTTCcaaggtttcttcttcttcttgttgttcttcaacgacttcgtcttcttcttctacctTGAGTAGAGCTAATGCTACTGCTGGGACTAAGAGGGCTGCTGATTCTGTTTCTGCTTCTAATGGTGCTGCCAG TCAAGTTGTTGGGTGGCCTCCAATAAGATCTCATAGAATGCACATCATGGTTAACCAGGCAAAGTCACAGGCTACTGAAGAGTTCAACTCAATGAATAAACGCAAGAATGCTGTGGAAGAGAAGGTGggcaacaaaaacattaatattggTAATACCAAGACTAGGACTTCCCTATTTGTCAAGGTGAATATGGATGGAACCCTGATTGGTAGAAAGGTTGATCTGAATGCTCATGGCTGCTATGAGACACTGGCTCAAGCCTTGGAAAATATGTTCCTAAGAACTACCACAACTTTGAACATGGCAC GATTGAGCACACCTGAACATAAAATAATGATAGATGCAAAAAGACACTCACAATTGCTGGGCGGGTCATCTGAGTTTGTGCTCACTTATGAGGACAAGGATGGGGATTGGATGCTTGTCGGAGATGTTCCTTGGGG GATGTTTATTAGCTCTGTGAAGAGACTCAGAATCATGAGGATGTCCGAGGCAACTGGACTTGGCAAATGA